One Mesorhizobium sp. J428 DNA segment encodes these proteins:
- the sbmA gene encoding peptide antibiotic transporter SbmA — translation MFVSFFPKPKLFFISAVGWAAVMILAWYFAGEQLGAALWPAVADAEAARLLNPLRFITAPFIWFYVYFWLGVLLFYLFWRWYSPHPWLNWSVLGTALIIFAAYFNVQVSVALNDWRGPFYDLIVKALTPPASVELADVYSGAGSFLALALVGITVSVLSIFFSKHYIFRWRTAMNDFYVANWERLRRIEGASQRVQEDTMRFSEIMQSMGDKFVDSIMTLIAFTPQLILLSASVSEIPILGAIPYPLVFAAIGWALFGTVLLAVVGVRLPGLEFRNQRVEAAFRKELVYGEDDPTRAQPITLTELFANVRRNYFTLYAHYVYFDVTRYLYLQTDVIFATLILAPSIAAAKFSFGVYQQIVSAFTQVTNSFQYLVNSWPTIVTLISIYKRLRAFEATLDGEALPEIDRRYLEREAAGMKPEDQPAS, via the coding sequence GTGTTCGTATCGTTCTTTCCCAAGCCGAAGCTGTTTTTTATCAGCGCTGTCGGCTGGGCTGCAGTCATGATCCTGGCGTGGTACTTTGCCGGTGAACAACTCGGCGCGGCCCTTTGGCCAGCGGTAGCTGATGCCGAAGCCGCTCGCCTCCTAAATCCGCTGCGGTTCATCACCGCACCGTTTATCTGGTTCTATGTCTACTTCTGGCTAGGGGTTCTGCTCTTTTATCTGTTTTGGCGCTGGTACTCGCCGCATCCGTGGTTGAACTGGTCCGTTCTCGGGACTGCCTTGATCATCTTCGCGGCTTATTTCAACGTTCAGGTTTCGGTTGCTTTGAACGATTGGCGTGGCCCGTTCTACGACTTGATCGTCAAGGCGTTGACCCCACCTGCCTCCGTCGAGCTTGCAGATGTCTATAGTGGTGCCGGATCGTTCTTGGCCCTGGCTTTGGTGGGAATAACCGTCAGTGTATTGAGCATATTTTTCTCCAAGCACTACATTTTCCGGTGGCGCACCGCGATGAACGACTTCTACGTCGCCAATTGGGAGCGCTTGCGCCGTATCGAAGGCGCATCCCAACGTGTTCAAGAAGACACGATGCGATTCTCCGAGATCATGCAAAGCATGGGGGACAAGTTCGTGGATTCGATCATGACCTTGATCGCCTTCACGCCGCAGCTGATACTCCTCTCGGCGAGCGTCTCGGAGATTCCGATCCTCGGGGCCATTCCTTACCCGCTTGTTTTCGCCGCGATCGGCTGGGCGCTTTTCGGAACTGTGCTTCTGGCTGTCGTGGGTGTCAGGCTTCCCGGACTGGAGTTTAGAAACCAGCGTGTCGAGGCAGCATTCCGCAAGGAACTGGTCTACGGAGAAGACGATCCGACGCGAGCACAGCCGATCACGTTGACCGAGCTGTTCGCAAATGTGCGTCGCAACTATTTCACCCTTTATGCGCACTACGTCTATTTCGACGTGACGCGTTACCTCTACCTTCAGACCGACGTGATCTTCGCGACGCTTATCCTGGCTCCTTCGATTGCCGCCGCCAAGTTCTCGTTTGGTGTGTATCAGCAGATCGTATCGGCCTTCACCCAGGTCACGAACTCGTTCCAATATCTGGTGAATTCTTGGCCGACGATCGTGACGCTGATCTCGATCTACAAGCGCCTTCGCGCTTTTGAAGCCACGCTTGACGGCGAGGCTCTGCCCGAGATTGACCG